The genomic stretch tttcttttttctttttttttttgttcttttgaaaaagaaaatgacagattACTCCAAGCCAACTACATGGAGGGAGACTAGTATCCAGCACAGCAGGTTCTtatgaggcagagaggagggaggaccTAAGtttaagagacacaaaactatgCAACATTCTCATTAACAAACAGGCATTTATGAACAGTCCAATGACACATGCAGAAAGCAGATGGTATGCTCATTAGAATAAAGTTCAGTGCAGGATAAGCTGATCGGAGACAAACGGAGCCACATCCACCGATAACTGACCGTGGTGTTACGTGGCCGTCCATTTCAATTTAGTTCCAGAGATAAACTGGTTCTCTCGGAGATCTCTATGACAGACGAGGCCAAAACATCCTGATCTTGTTGAGTTACTCTGTATCcgtgttgtgttttcaattaACACATTGAAAACATGCAACAAATGGTGAAAAAAGTTCACAGGCCAGATgcaaacaataatacatttcttaTGAAAGTCGAAATGTTAACGACACGGTTAGAATTATCATGTATCCTGCATCAAACATTGGCCATTCTTAACAACATTTAACATCTATTGGCAGATATGCATCCACATTTAAAGAACAGTAAATTAAAGCAACAAATAAACtgacagcaaacaaacaggaacacatCTACAGAGTCCCTAGATTTCTCTTTAATCAAGGCAGGTTACACTTCACCCTTGAATGCATCTTTTTGATGAgatcattaaataataatttcaaaattaatttgtaaaaaaacaagagtgcagtgtaacctttaaaaaaaaaaaaaaaagtgctctaTGCCCTACATTGAATCAGATTAGGTGTTCTCTCAATCATTTATGCATAGTTATTGTTCAAGTGTTCAGAAAATGTCTGTCTCATGGTATCAGTTAACTATGTGAGGCTGTGAactcatctatctatctatctatctatctatctatctatctatctatctatctatctatctatctatctatctatctatctatctatctatctatctatctcacACACTGCCTGTGCTTTGCATTTCTTTCTGCTTCTGTATTCTACTTCACCTGATGGTGCACAGTCAGTCCACACTAGTAAATTCTAAGACTTACTGGGCACTTAGATGGCTCGCCCGATTCAAGTGTCAAGAATTTCACAGCAGGGCTTGCCCAGggttttagttttcttttatcTCAGCTTACAGGCCACACTGCCAGGTCGCAAATCATTAGCTGAAATATTTTGCATACTTTTGGTGAAACCAGCCAAACCTGTAAGGCCCATGGCTTTGGGATGGGTTCTTTAGACAGAGATTACAAAAGGGGGCAGGACAGGAACCCTAGTGAGTGTGGTGAATCCCTGTCTGAATGGACCtgagtgtttctgagcacctcCCTGTGTGTGGCGACCTGGCTGGCTGTCTCAGCACTGCCACCGAGTGGTACCTGTGTTCTCCAGTAGAGTCTTTGGGGTATTTGGCCTGTTAATGATCTCCACCAGCTGGTGCAGCACCATGGCAATGTACGGCTGCATCTCAGACCCTACGGTAGTGGGAAAACAGTAAGTAACAGTGGAAAGAAAAGTGTTTACTCTGGTGACTGCAAATGGTGACACATTGTGGTCATTTGTTGAAATGGAAGCACTCACCCATTTGTATAGATATCTCTCCGATTGCCCATGTTGCATTGTTGCACACTGATATTAATTCTGGGTTTAAATTAGTACCCAGTATGGGCATAAAATCAGCTGGAAGAAGGAAAGCGGGTCAATTTAGCAACTGGACAACAACTTGTTTCCAAAcagtgtttgtgagagagagcgaaCTGCACAGAACATACCGATGCACGGTTTGACGTGTACGAAACAAGCCTTGGTTAAATCTCCCAGCAGGGCAAAGGAACTCTGACGCACTTCTGGCATTTTGTCCTGAGCAGTtggagaggacaaaaaaaacaaaaaaaaatgtcaacaatgcAAGTTATTTAATCAGTTTATCAGATAAGCTGCATGTTATTCACTTTCTTCACCTGCATGCACTGGTACATGAGGGTGAGGATGTTGCTACGGGCAACCAGCTCCTCAATGGTGCCTCCCAACCCCTCCGCCAGGCCGCTTAGAAGATCCAAAGCCACGATCATGAAGTCTTTGTCAGGGGCCTCGTACTGGTCTGGCTGGGACTGATAAAGCTAGAAGAGTGAATGATTGTAGAAAAGAGGATTAGAATTAAATTAACACAAATAACTGACAGATAGTTATAAGTTATCTAGTTATGAAGTCAAATCTCTATCCTGAAACAGCTCATTCAAACCACTGTTAatgattaaaggaatagtttaacgGTGTGCCTGTACATTAAACctgcaaaaatgtattctatttggccacttgggggcagtgcaacaagctgtaaacacaacattgacatattggGGCAGTTGTCATTTTCACGCCCTAGCTGTCTAAGTATACACTGCGCCTCGTGGGTGTGTTAGCCTTAAAAATAGGTGTGGTCACGTGCATTGTGGTGCCGTGTCGCTATTTTTAGGCAGCAGAAAACAATTGCGCCATTAACCAACCGAAACCTGGTGTGAGGTCAAAAGTGCAGTATTTCCCTGCTACTTAAAGGGCTCGTCATTCAGATAGTAAGATACGCCTACAGAGGTGGGGAAACGTGTTTACACTCTTACtacttgacacacacacacagacacacacacagacacacacacacacacacacacacacacacacacacacacacacacacacacacacacacacacacacacacacacacacacacacacacacacacacacacacacacacacacagagagagagagacagcattGAAAAGGAGTCGTTGTTGTGACAGACACAATATGACACAACATAAATTCAGCCACACCCGTCAATGGacagcaacaataacaatatgaaACTCATCACTATAAGACACTTCTATGGCTGAACCAAATAGTTGGAAGCCTCAAAGCTTTatttgacattcaaattctaaataaacatttgaatgctgcaAAGCTTTGATTTTTGCATGTCTATGCATTGTGTATAAACCCAGTGTTTCTGATCAGTAGCAGATAAAGATTAGTCTACActtatattattagtattgtACTATTTGAAGACTAAGAGTCCAGAGGTGGCTGCGTAGGATTGTTTCAGACTGGTGTTGAAGATGTAATTATTTCCTAAATCCACATGTTTTCATCTGCTTCTTTAAGCTCGAATCCACAtttgtttagcctttcaaaaggAACATTTTCACCCCAGAAAAAGGCTTGCTTCTCCAATATgcaaaatcattttcacatttaaatagcAATGTGCCCGGTGCAAGCACACTGACTTCTAAGGAAATGTGAGATGACACTCCGATTGGTTTAATTCATGTTACGCCCAACACACACCAATGAAAAAGAGACCCAATACAATCCCTTTGCCCCTTGTGCTTTACTTTGTGCCGAGTTTATGTGCTGTTCAACCTGAAAAAGAGGATCTGGACACGCCATAAATGACTTGTGCCATGCACTTTAGACCACGTGCCATAGAATGAAAAGAGCATATTATCACCTTAAAGAGTGAATATGGccttaaaaaccaaaacaatgagctgagagagagggtgtatgtgtgtgtcttcacaCTCACCATGGCCTGAGCGAGGGTCTTCTGCACCAGGTTGACACAGCGTTGGTACACTGGCTCACAGTAGGGCAGGAAGCCACTCTGCAGGGCCGTGGCTACAGACGAGAGACACTGAGGAAGGCAGACAGGAGGAAGATACAGTGAGTGGTCTATTTATACACTGTTATCGTCTGGGAAGTGACTCACCATCAAATACAGGATTAATACAGGCAGTAACTTCCCATCAGAGACTCACTTCTAATAAAGGGAAGAGATCTTTGTCTTCGTCTTTCAGCTGGTTCCATTTCTGGATCAGTGGAGGCATCAACATCTGGATGTATTCCTGAGAAATAACACAGATTAAATGAgtctttacacaaacacagtacgCAACTAATGAGTGGGTATGATAATAACAGACGTTAATGCATTCACCCATACAAAGAAACCTATGAAGCATGGGGGATTTGTTGATGCTTGTTTATCTTCTGGGCATGGTGTCTAAACTATACAATCAGAAAGTACACCTACCACTAGTAAAGTGAAATTAGTACAAAGGAGTAAATACTGTGTGCTAAGTTTATATTCACATGAAAATGTGACGTGAAACTGAGTCCATATTTCTGTTCTGCGTACCGGTTTATTGAGATGATGCCCCACTGAGTCCGCAAGTGTTCCGATGGCGTCGTAAAGAATGAGCAGATTTTTGTGCTGGTACTTGCTGAAAGCGAACACCAGTGTGTCCAGGATGAATGCCAGGTAGGGAACCAGCTCTGTACAGGCCTCCTCCTCCAAAGTGGCAAAGGCACTGGAAAGAAGAGATACAGGAAGCCATTTGTCATTATTACCTCTCGACAACGAAAAGAATCCTCCcaagatacattttaaagtatataaaaataCTCTGCTATGATTAATTATTGGTTTAACATGGTTTTCCACATAAAAAAAGGCTACTCTTTCTTCCTTATTGAGAAATCCTGGATCTGGCTTCGCTTTGCCAACCACTGCTGCTCGAGCTGGGTTGAACGTTGTGCATCTAGATGTCGTCACAGAGCTCCACAAACAGCCGGAGCTGCAGTGAAAGGTTCGGCTTCTGGTCTATATTACCCGGTGTGCATTTTAATCTCAAATCCGCAAAAGACGTGCAGTCTATCGCTGTAACTTATTTACGAAATCATCCCTTACATACTTGTAAATGATGAAAGATTGATCATAAAAGAATGCAAACACAAGACACTGCtacaaaagttaaacatttccTGTTACAGTGACGATGCAGCATTGTGTTTAAAGAGAAAGCGCTAGCAAAGTAAAAGGGAATGTTACACAGTATTTAGCCGGGATTTCGGGCTCCCATTCATTACTTTCCAACTCTCTCAACAACACCCATCACACATTTGAAACCATGACTCCTGGCCAGACTTGAATCACAAACCGTAAACCCTTACAGGCATTATTCAATCGTTTAAAACGAGCAGGGAAGAAAGCAACGTAGTGTAAAGTCATGCAACCTACATGTGCTAACATGtgacattacttttttttttattttgcagggaTCCTTGTGTGCTGTAAAGTCACATGGCTTTATCAACGCTTACCTGCACGCAGCCTCCTGCACACGCTTGTTGCTATCCAGAATACGTTTGAGCAGCTCCTCCATTAGAGGCTTCAGGTAAGTATCTGGAGGCTGGCTGACGACCCAGTGGGCATAACGGCTCAGTGTCCAACAGGTGATGGAGCGCACCAGGGCCTTCTTGTCAGACAAACACTGCACGAGATGGGGAATGAGCTCAGGCAGGTATGGGATCATGCCCTGCATACAGCCTGGAGACAGGGATGAGAACAGCGTCATTTCTTCTGATTCCATATTCCGAGGGAGACTTTACACCCAATGTTTTGTCTCCACGCCTCTTTCCCTTCATACCTTCAGCTATAGCCCCCAGCACGAGGATGCCGGACTCTTTAACGACCCACTCCGGATGGAAGAGCAGCTCTTTGAGAAGGGGCAGAATGTGCAGCAACAGATCGTCCCTGAACACGTTGGCCAACACGTCCAACGCTGCAGCCGAACACTTCCCTAAAGTTTGGTGAAAAGAagggagacacacaaacaaacaaacatagaaGTGTGCGGACAAACATCGTACAGACGTCACAGGTACAGTAGACACAAAGAAGAGACAAGTGATCAATACACTGTGTTTCCTAGCTCTCAGTAAAGACAACGGGAGATGATGAAAAGGGGAGGATTTAAACGTTGGCGGCTCTTTAACACAGGCACTAAACTCACGCAGGTTCCAATCAGAGAtggtatcatcatcatcatccagatcgtcgtcgtcgtcgtcgtcgtcctcgATGCCGTCGCCCTCGTGCTGCTGGGCAACAGTGCGGGAGCGATGGAAGCGCGGCCGGATGTCCTGCTCGTTGTCCGGAATGGCCTCGTCTTCCTCGATGTCGCCCTGGTGTCGAATGTACGGGATGAGAGAACAGCGACACAAAACCAGTTAATTGAGCTGCATGTCACAGGGCAATCCATCCTCCTACCTACAGGTACAAATATTGGGCCGTTTAAACTGACCTTGAGCAGGATTATGTCAATCTCAGAGTACTTCATCCCGTTGACAAGCACTGGAATGAGCCTAGAGCAGAGGGCCAAAGGAAACAGATGAGAACAAAGGGCAAGGAGAGGTCGGAGCCCACAAGCAATCAGTCACATGTGATTCCTGCTGTGGGTGCACTTTAATGTGACAGCGTGGCGAGGGATGTTAGAGCCGAGGTCAACGGTCAGGGTTCTTAATCAGCCATCTTGAGGTGAGGGAGAGAAATATCATCCTGGTACCAGGTCTTCACTCACTTACTGTCAAGGCTGCTATGAATCAACAGCTTGCAATATTACCACTGGAGTGTCAGactgtgtagtgtgtgtgtgtgtgtgtgtgtgtgtgtgtgtgtgtgtgtgtgtgtgtgtgtgtgtgtgtgtgtgtgtgtgtgcgtgcattctTACTGGGAGAGGTGTCCACACAGCACTTCCTTACACACAGGCTGCTCCGCCAGAGTAAGCCAGAACTCACAGGCTTCCAAGGCGACATTTTCGTCTTGGTCCTGAGTCCTCAGTAGCATGTACTGAAATGAAATAGTGGgcaatttaaaatgatacacTTTATAtgtatacaaaatgtaataattcaTTCTGAAAATGCTGATGCAAATACATCTGCAGACTAACACAAGAACGTCATCAGGAGCGCATCATTaaagatattctgtttttaattattaacaCGTCCTAGGAAAAGGACCAAAATcgacattttaaaaaggtgcacGATCACCGATCACTGGAATCAGTCGTCAACAGATACTGATCCAGGGGTGTATTTGAAGCCATCTATTTATCGagttacattatttatttaaccattcTTAGTCatgaattgattcattttttagaAAGCAACATCTGCAACATATTTCTTCGAAACAACAATGGAGCATTTGGGAAAAAGCTTTATCGACAGACAACACTTGttacaataagaaaatattgaaatataatacatataatatagaAAATCACCACTTATCctacaaatacatatatttattcttCAACTATACATCTGCTCTCACTTTCTCTATAACGTTACAACTCCATAACTCCCTCACCTCTACGatgttgtgcatgtgtggcAGCAGACGGTCCAGGCGAACCTCCAGCAGCATGACTAGAGCTCTGCACACATTCTTCCTCACTTCTGGTTCCTCATCTGTCGCCAGTGCAAACAGGTTCTACAAAAGGATAGAATGACGCCAGGGTCAAATTTCCTCTATGCAATgtgaaagaacaacaacaacaacaactatagtactacaacaaacaataacaataaccaCTGAATAGAATACAAGGTACATTTGTGAATGAATATGAATCAGGTATTGCAAACAcaataaagtaataaatcacattacatTCTTGTGTGATATCAATAATCTGGTACCAATCTTGGGCCAagattttattgtatatttgtaaCATATATTCTAGCAATTTAACATTGATCATAGTTAAAATTTTCAAGTTTAAAAGTTGCAATTTAATTGCTACTTGACATTTTAAGGATGGTACATGTTGCTATTAAAAAACACCCAAACTCAAAGTATTTTTTCcacaatattataaaatatattaaatattaagccagcactttattttaagttaatGTTCTGTATCTTTCCTTCCATGCCCTAACAAGGCATAGCACAatcatcaataaaataattgtaaaaccAATTTTAAAAAGGCCAGGAAAAAGACTACATAAAACGTAAAGTAAAACTCAATCATGTTTGCGTGCATTTGTGTATCTTTACACGCAGACACAAAAAGGACAACAAAGTGCACGGAAGCATTACAGTCCGACTTGCCTCAATGAAAGGGTCGATGTGCAGCATAAGAGCCTGAGTCCTGCTGATGATGAACTGATTCACGCAGGCAATGGCATGAGACCTGCAACACAATAACCACCACTTAGGAACCACTCAGACACGTTCCACTCACGTGTCACTCACTATGAATGCAGCCcctgtcttcttctctgctccGTCACCCTTGATTTAACCTCCAAATGTGAGGGAGtattttcttctgttctgttctgtagCATTACCACAGACTCAGACTTCAACTTAGTCTGTTTTCTAAATACATTGTACGTGTGCGAATAAATCTATCTGCTTGCTAAAACATACTCTTTAATAGATGATTCGTTTAATATATGTTCCAGATAGAAATGCTCTAAAATCATAggaaagagggaaaataaatgatggccttttttccccccacttaGGTTTCTCAAAGTTCATATTCTTagtacaaaacattttgaaactgtAATTCCTATAATTAGAAAGCAGCTGTCAGAAAACCCCAGAGATGTTGATGATCCgataccatttttttcttctttcatatCGGACTATATTGAGTACCGGAGGCAATACTGGTATTGAAATAGGAAcgtctttaaaaaatgtatgcattaaaCTGATGGCCATGTATCATCAATATGTATGAATAATTAACAGAATTTATGAACCCTTTCAATAACAATGCCTTAGATCCTCCAAACCAGCAGTAACAATTTTACTCATTCACCTAGTTGGAGAGAAACATGTTTGATGCTGGCATGATTGACATTCGGCTTTATCgtcaataaaaaagaaagcttAGTACCTAATCTTGGGACTGTTGTGCTTAAAAAACTGCAGGAACTTTGGGATCATGATGTTCAGAGGTCGATCCAGTACGTCACTGTCCAGGATCTCAGCAGAGTCCTCACAGATCTTCTGCAGGGCTCCAAACGCTCCCTGAGGGGGTAAAAGAAAaacggaaaaaaacaacaacagagaacgTTATGAAAAGTCCGCTGTTAAGAAACCCAACATGGAGGCGAGTTACACTGCAGCTAAAGAAAAGGGTGCGTGGAGGAGGAATGGATTCAGGTTTCTGTTtaccgtcttttttttttgacatcaCATTTTTGCTCAACAATGTCAACATggtgttaatatatattcatattctaCTGGCTCTACATTGTACAAATGTAAGATCATAATGTGTTTACATAAGTACAGGTCATATAGAGCACCATGTTCTAGTTTATGCACAGAGCGAGAGCCTCCTCCTTCATCTATGATCTTCAGAAGGATTCATCAACTTCTGCTCTAATAACCTTCAaacagtctctcacacacacacacacacacacacacacacacacacacacacacacacacacacacacacacacacacacacacacacacacacacacacacacacacacacacacacacacacacacacacacacacacacacacacctcttaaTACTGACTGATGGTTAGTATGCATGTTCACAATATGCTGCAGCCTCCACTGTCTCTCACAGAAATGCAGCCCGAGGAGCTGATACGAGGAACAGCACGACACGGACACCGACGGTGTCTGAAATgggttgccatggaaaccgTTCCCGTGTCGGCATTCCTCTCGGATGACAGATACCGAATGGTCTCAAATAAAATGTGGAGGAGCCAAAAGGCATGAAATAAGATGAGGAGTCTACGAGGAGGAGGCTTTGTCAAGGTCacaaacagaaggagagaaatgTTCCCAAGGTCAACGCAGACATTTACCTCATTAGTATACACATTTCTCAAATTAGTAAAGAAATACTCAAACACAAGATTTTACGTACTCGTAACGAATGATTCCAGATTCAGCTGATTGAACAATTGTAGTTGCTGAAACACATGTGTTGCGGTAATTGATCATTCCAATTGAGATAACATTAATCAGCAATTATTTTGATAGTTGATTGAGTCATTTTATAAGCAAAATTGCCCCAAAAATTGTTCCAGCAACTAAAACGTGagcatttgctgctttttctccattttaaatCACTGCATACTGAATGTATTGGACTGTtgatcaaacaaaacataatatctGAAGATGTCAGagtgatatttttatatttttacattttaaagacaaattgAGAAAATACAATCATGATCAGATTTAACAATAATGCTGGTTGCTGTCATTATGGGTATTTtttgcaacacaagaaaaacatgtcaaacataACATTCCTGTGGTGCATttttgatgtaaacacagaatCATCTTTAAATTCTTCAGTTTATTCAGCAAAGCAGAATGCTAAAATagttaagttttgttttgttaaattaatgaatgaatctTGCAGCATTAGATTTGGGCTCtggaaaaactgtaataaaccaTAAATGCAGCTCAATTATAACTCATAACGTGTGAATATGTACGGAACCGGACACAAGGCCCCTCGCAATGAAGTCAAAATGTGATGTGGGTGTTTCTGTGCCCGTGTGTCAACAGAGAAGGGCAAAGAAATGGAATTTCACTGATGCTGAAGCGTCTAAAATGTAATCCTCCCTTCGAGTCCTGCTTTGGACGCTCATTAAATGCGAGAATGTAAGTCACGCAGATGACAGCAAGCCAGGGAACAGAGAAGCATGCATTTAAACAACTAAAcagctccttctcctccagctctggaAATGTGAAGAATGTCACAGAACAAACGAGCACTGAGGTGACAAAGCAagttaatatatgatcatttgTTCGCCGGAGGATCGACTTCATCCTCACAACAATCTCGCAACTGCCCTCCAGCTGCCATTAATCACAACAGTTAAACTGCTCACAGGCAGACCTATATATAAAGCCATCCACCAACGTTACACCCGGCATCCAACACACCTGCTCCTGTCCTTTTATAGAGCACGTAGAGAGGGGTACAGTTTGCTGCCACAGGGGGCTCCTCCTACAACTGCAGCTCCGCAACCATAAACAAGACAGGACCTACGGTACAGCTGTAACTGCTGTTACCATGGAGAAGAGCTGgggttgattttattttctaatttacagaaatacatgcactttgttatatatatatatatatatatatatatatatatatatatatatatatatatatatatatatatatatatatatatataatatatataatataatataatataatataatataatatataatataatatatatatatatatataaaaaaatatattgaaaatgttttattattattatataaagaaGAAATACCCCAACTCAAAGCTGGGGTAGACAGTTTATTTTACGAGTGACTGGGCAAAAATTGAACAATTATCTTTCAGTCAATTGTAATTAAGGCAGTCTGAGAGAAAACTAGACTTCTGCACCTCCTCTTGGCTCTGTTTTCAGGCTTTCTAGCCCTTGACGGGTGACTTTGGCCAATCACAGGTCATTTCAGAAAAAGGGAAATTCTATGAGAATTGATGCCTTTTTTTCTATGCAAACTTGTGGGTCTGTAAAGCCCTTTTGAGATGATACACTGTGATTCTAGGCTCTAACCAGCTACAATATGGGAGAAGCGTTTCAGAGATCGAGAGAAAATGTTACCAAAAGCATTATGGTTTTACAACAAGTCAGCATATATAACTCCACTCTTACGATTAGGATTATGTTTGGAATGAAAGACTAATACTCTGCAGGTTACTGTATGAAGGATGATGTGTGCAATGGACGACTAGTACATGTGACTGTATGAAGCGTGTGCATAGGCCCGTGCTCGTCTGGTGGTGAGGGCTGAGGACACAGAGTGGAGAGCTG from Anoplopoma fimbria isolate UVic2021 breed Golden Eagle Sablefish chromosome 14, Afim_UVic_2022, whole genome shotgun sequence encodes the following:
- the tnpo1 gene encoding transportin-1 isoform X2, whose amino-acid sequence is MECEWKPDEQGLQQILQLLKESQSPDTSTQRSVQQRLEQLNQYPDFNNYLIFVLTKLKSEDEPTRSLSGLILKNNVKAHYQNFPNGVSDFIKSECLQNIGDSSPLIRATVGILITTIASKGELQNWPGLLPKLCLLLDSEDYNTCEGAFGALQKICEDSAEILDSDVLDRPLNIMIPKFLQFFKHNSPKIRSHAIACVNQFIISRTQALMLHIDPFIENLFALATDEEPEVRKNVCRALVMLLEVRLDRLLPHMHNIVEYMLLRTQDQDENVALEACEFWLTLAEQPVCKEVLCGHLSQLIPVLVNGMKYSEIDIILLKGDIEEDEAIPDNEQDIRPRFHRSRTVAQQHEGDGIEDDDDDDDDLDDDDDTISDWNLRKCSAAALDVLANVFRDDLLLHILPLLKELLFHPEWVVKESGILVLGAIAEGCMQGMIPYLPELIPHLVQCLSDKKALVRSITCWTLSRYAHWVVSQPPDTYLKPLMEELLKRILDSNKRVQEAACSAFATLEEEACTELVPYLAFILDTLVFAFSKYQHKNLLILYDAIGTLADSVGHHLNKPEYIQMLMPPLIQKWNQLKDEDKDLFPLLECLSSVATALQSGFLPYCEPVYQRCVNLVQKTLAQAMLYQSQPDQYEAPDKDFMIVALDLLSGLAEGLGGTIEELVARSNILTLMYQCMQDKMPEVRQSSFALLGDLTKACFVHVKPCIADFMPILGTNLNPELISVCNNATWAIGEISIQMGSEMQPYIAMVLHQLVEIINRPNTPKTLLENTGTTRWQC
- the tnpo1 gene encoding transportin-1 isoform X1; this translates as MECEWKPDEQGLQQILQLLKESQSPDTSTQRSVQQRLEQLNQYPDFNNYLIFVLTKLKSEDEPTRSLSGLILKNNVKAHYQNFPNGVSDFIKSECLQNIGDSSPLIRATVGILITTIASKGELQNWPGLLPKLCLLLDSEDYNTCEGAFGALQKICEDSAEILDSDVLDRPLNIMIPKFLQFFKHNSPKIRSHAIACVNQFIISRTQALMLHIDPFIENLFALATDEEPEVRKNVCRALVMLLEVRLDRLLPHMHNIVEYMLLRTQDQDENVALEACEFWLTLAEQPVCKEVLCGHLSQLIPVLVNGMKYSEIDIILLKGDIEEDEAIPDNEQDIRPRFHRSRTVAQQHEGDGIEDDDDDDDDLDDDDDTISDWNLRKCSAAALDVLANVFRDDLLLHILPLLKELLFHPEWVVKESGILVLGAIAEGCMQGMIPYLPELIPHLVQCLSDKKALVRSITCWTLSRYAHWVVSQPPDTYLKPLMEELLKRILDSNKRVQEAACSAFATLEEEACTELVPYLAFILDTLVFAFSKYQHKNLLILYDAIGTLADSVGHHLNKPEYIQMLMPPLIQKWNQLKDEDKDLFPLLECLSSVATALQSGFLPYCEPVYQRCVNLVQKTLAQAMLYQSQPDQYEAPDKDFMIVALDLLSGLAEGLGGTIEELVARSNILTLMYQCMQDKMPEVRQSSFALLGDLTKACFVHVKPCIADFMPILGTNLNPELISVCNNATWAIGEISIQMGSEMQPYIAMVLHQLVEIINRPNTPKTLLENTAITIGRLGYVCPQEVAPMLQQFIRPWCTSLRNIRDNEEKDSAFRGICTMISVNPGGVVQDFIFFCDAVASWVNPKDDLRDMFGKILHGFKNQVGEDNWTRFSDQFPMPLKERLATFYGV
- the tnpo1 gene encoding transportin-1 isoform X3, with protein sequence MECEWKPDEQGLQQILQLLKESQSPDTSTQRSVQQRLEQLNQYPDFNNYLIFVLTKLKSEDEPTRSLSGLILKNNVKAHYQNFPNGVSDFIKSECLQNIGDSSPLIRATVGILITTIASKGELQNWPGLLPKLCLLLDSEDYNTCEGAFGALQKICEDSAEILDSDVLDRPLNIMIPKFLQFFKHNSPKIRSHAIACVNQFIISRTQALMLHIDPFIENLFALATDEEPEVRKNVCRALVMLLEVRLDRLLPHMHNIVEYMLLRTQDQDENVALEACEFWLTLAEQPVCKEVLCGHLSQLIPVLVNGMKYSEIDIILLKGDIEEDEAIPDNEQDIRPRFHRSRTVAQQHEGDGIEDDDDDDDDLDDDDDTISDWNLRKCSAAALDVLANVFRDDLLLHILPLLKELLFHPEWVVKESGILVLGAIAEGCMQGMIPYLPELIPHLVQCLSDKKALVRSITCWTLSRYAHWVVSQPPDTYLKPLMEELLKRILDSNKRVQEAACSAFATLEEEACTELVPYLAFILDTLVFAFSKYQHKNLLILYDAIGTLADSVGHHLNKPEYIQMLMPPLIQKWNQLKDEDKDLFPLLECLSSVATALQSGFLPYCEPVYQRCVNLVQKTLAQAMLYQSQPDQYEAPDKDFMIVALDLLSGLAEGLGGTIEELVARSNILTLMYQCMQDKMPEVRQSSFALLGDLTKACFVHVKPCIADFMPILGTNLNPELISVCNNATWAIGEISIQMGSEMQPYIAMVLHQLVEIINRPNTPKTLLENTGAPLYEI